A genomic window from Prunus persica cultivar Lovell chromosome G2, Prunus_persica_NCBIv2, whole genome shotgun sequence includes:
- the LOC18786819 gene encoding uncharacterized protein LOC18786819, giving the protein MEVQCSPWELCYQEEGIQELKHSLLYTTLELETTILSAKEKIAKREEELVQLKDLLRRTVQERDEAQAKCQRLVLDKLMLQQELQKQQKQQDQELVAAQNEEIESKGRDSNNKHFASSDSDETITASPNADRITIPPPLSPQPQAASKLGAEKPLVLPEKGKLLQAVIEAGPLLQNLLLAGPLPQWQHPPPQLKSIEIPPVAIFPPTRQRLLPQDSCISSNISCFSNKRSLVHCDEPGSDSSPITKYQKLVLH; this is encoded by the exons ATGGAAGTTCAGTGCAGTCCTTGGGAACTTTGCTATCAGGAAGAG GGGATACAAGAGTTGAAGCATTCTCTTCTGTACACAACCTTGGAGCTTGAGACAACAATTTTGTCAGCAAAGGAGAAGATtgcaaagagagaagaagaacttGTTCAGCTCAAAGATCTCCTAAGAAGAACCGTCCAGGAGAGAGATGAGGCTCAAGCAAAATGCCAAAGGCTAGTTTTGGACAAGCTCATGCTCCAACAAGAGCTGCAAAAACAGCAAAAACAACAAGATCAAGAACTAGTTGCTGCACAAAATGAGGAAATTGAATCAAAAGGCAGGGATTCAAACAACAAACATTTTGCCTCTTCTGACTCTGATGAAACCATCACTGCATCACCAAATGCAGACCGAATTACGATCCCACCACCATTGTCGCCACAACCACAAGCAGCCTCAAAATTGGGAGCTGAGAAGCCATTAGTATTGCCAGAGAAGGGGAAGCTACTGCAAGCAGTAATCGAAGCCGGACCACTCCTTCAAAACCTTCTCCTGGCTGGACCTCTGCCTCAGTGGCAGCACCCTCCTCCCCAGCTCAAATCCATTGAGATTCCACCGGTTGCAATCTTTCCTCCAACGCGGCAGCGTCTTCTGCCCCAAGACTCTTGCATTAGCAGTAACATTAGCTGTTTCAGCAACAAGAGAAGCCTGGTGCACTGTGATGAGCCTGGTTCTGATTCTTCACCCATCACCAAGTACCAAAAGCTTGTTCTGCATTGA